The following DNA comes from Bos indicus x Bos taurus breed Angus x Brahman F1 hybrid chromosome 5, Bos_hybrid_MaternalHap_v2.0, whole genome shotgun sequence.
TGATACTTCCCAAAACTTACCAATGAAACCAAAGATATCCCTAATATTTGGTACAAAGATGACAAGCAAATTGGTAAACACCAAGATAGACACTGTAATGACACTATGACGCCACCAACTGAACTCTTTCGATGCACACAGCAAATGAGTTATGGAACTCCGGATCTgcaaaaaataagtgaataaatcaaAACTGCAGCTTTAATCAATGAAAAAGAGCTACAAACAACAGGAACTACACCTAAACAAGTAGCTATTTAAATACTCAAAGTGTACCCCTCCTCTACTGCTCTTTTCCTAAACATCTAAGCATTAGAAAGATCATTATATCCTGAATTATGGGAAAAGATCCCAAGATGTATTTTAAAGATGGACAaaacattaacaacaacaacaacaaaaacctttcAAAACCAAAAACCCTTGATACTGCTGTAGTAGTGTTTTTCTTCTTAGAGAACACAAAAATCTCACAAATCTTCATGTCTAACAACTCATTCCTACTGAAAAGAGAGCAGGTGATCACTTACTGGGAAAATGACAACAGGTACTGTCAGGGTGACAGCCACCAACACAGCCAAACGGACAATGAGAAGCAGAATATCAGTTTCCATGACAGAAGAGTAGGTATGAAGCAATTCTGACTCAACGTGTCctatagagaaagacaaaaaaagaaaaaacgctTCATGTGTGTTGTTTTCTCTGGAGATTAGTTAGAAAAATCTAACTTACAGCTATTATCTGCACCAAAGTTATTAGCTACTCACAAAACGACTATAAACTAAGAGGCTAATAAGATTAATTTGGAATTAGGGTTAATGCAATTAAAATAACATTGaagaaaaatttttctaaataccTAGGAGAGATTTAGCCACATGACCCCCATTAAAAACAACAGGAGCTAAATAGCTAAATCCCAGGGTTTGGCTTACAGTCTGCATGTGTGTTGTATATCTGAAGGGAACGGGAGAGGAGAGCCAGGATGAACCTAGATGCAAGCACATCACATATAAAAATGCCATCATATGGCTAATGGTGGATTTTGGAGCCTGTTCTCTAGAAATTACTGATTCAATATACACTACAGGAAATTCTAAACTCTAGGTTCAATTGCTCATCACAAATATGAAATATACTGAAACAGACTGAGCATTTAAAGTGACAGAACTATACATACAAAGTATGAACTTCATTTCATTCATTGTCCTTTTTGTAAACTAGACATTATTTACCGTAAAATGTCAGGTATCCAAAGAGGGCAGCAAGCAGGTACATGAGAAACATagcaaaaaaggaaatcttgGACACATTCATCATTCTTCGACGGCTGCGGCTGCAcaaattcaaaggaaaatatacatgcatattatAGCCGTAGTTGTAGCAGCAATCTAGTATTTTTCCAGCTTTTccaattaatttatataaaagttgCTAAAGCACTCACCCTTTAAGCTCTTCATAAATAGGAAGAATAGCAGGATGACAGACAAATGAAAAGGTCAGAATTGGCACAGCGTAGACAGTCTGCAAAAAAATGTGAAACCCTTCTTAACATCCTGATGTAACAAACTCATGTGATATCACAGTCCTGCAACCTACATTTTATACTCATTAATCTTAGAAATCAAagcttaaaatgttttcttgccTAATTAGCTCTTCTAATTTGTTCACTAGGTGTGACCAATATTCTCACTTCTGAATGTGGCAGTTACTAAGATGAGATGATCTTCTCATCTTTCAATCTACTTTAAGATACAAACCAACACTTTCTTCTCAGTCCTCAATAATGAACTAATAACCATGCTTCCTAAAGAGGAAGCTACTACCTCACCTCCCTTTACCTTAGGAGTGTTAAAACTTCCAGTGGgttgttttccctattttcttccccaaaatctttctttgaaaacaaaatgattatAGTTACCTGTGAGTTGAAGATAAAATAACGTGGTTGGCAAGAATCACTTTCAGTCCTATTAAAACCCATATCAGGTAGAAAAGTTGCTGGCTGTGTTAAGCTGCTGTTTACTGTTTCATTAACTAGAAAAGCAATTTCTGCAGGACAAGAAATCTGAAATTTCTTGAAAATCAcctgaaaatatattattttgcatttgttaGAATGAATAATGTGACAGGGCTTAGAAAAAGAATCTTtagctttaaagaaaaattatacctACCACAATCAGAAAGAACATCATACACAGCAAGGAAAGGCCACTGGTATATCCCAAATATCCTACAAGGAGGAAAAAACATGGGATTCATTTACTAAATCAGGTTTAGGGCAAATATGACTCAATTCTGTTTCTAAGACTTCAGTGTGGACACATGAAATTTCTAATTCTTATACAGCAAGACGCAGAATTACTTAAAAATACTTGTTAATAACTAAATCGGTAACAACTATCccttttgcattttttataaAGCACAAGATGTTCTAAATGGCAACCAAGTGCTTGGGCCTTTTGGTAGAATTTCTTGAAGACTGGCAAGTTACGAATGCAATTCTCAAAGGTATGTTTTTGGGGTTCTTTAACTCAGCcttcattattttctattaagAGAAAGCCAACTAGTTGGTGGAGCTCATTTCAATTCTCTTTAGAGATGGATTTGCTCACCTAAATTCCTCAACAGTGACAAGGGAAGAATGAGCACCAGTGATACCAGCAGAACCAAATAGTCACCGTTCAGATACCACAAtctgaatgaaagaaaagaaaaccaaggtCACAACCAGTCATAAATATCCTCAGAATAACATATATTTCTTCTCACAGGGCTcgttttatacttaaaaaaaaaaaagagagagagagagacagacaggttGGAAAGAGTTATCACTTATTCAAAAAGCCCACATAGGCAGGAACAGCTTTCTAACTTAGTGTGCACAATGAATATTCACTCAGGTTAGAAATGGGGTCTGCAACAGTATCACTTTTGTCCCACTGTTTGCTCTGGGAAGGCTGCCAGCTGCTTCATAACATAAAATGCTTCTTAAAGGCTTGATACTAACGGAGGGAACAAAGCGGCATTGTTAAGCCAGTTAATCTTATCTTTAAGCATTT
Coding sequences within:
- the SLC38A2 gene encoding sodium-coupled neutral amino acid transporter 2 isoform X2, whose product is MKLTLILLTFVSIFSLYSVHLLLKTANEGGSLLYEQLGHKAFGMVGKLTASGSITMQNIGAMSSYLFIVKYELPLVIQALMNIEDTNGLWYLNGDYLVLLVSLVLILPLSLLRNLGYLGYTSGLSLLCMMFFLIVVIFKKFQISCPAEIAFLVNETVNSSLTQPATFLPDMGFNRTESDSCQPRYFIFNSQTVYAVPILTFSFVCHPAILPIYEELKGRSRRRMMNVSKISFFAMFLMYLLAALFGYLTFYGHVESELLHTYSSVMETDILLLIVRLAVLVAVTLTVPVVIFPIRSSITHLLCASKEFSWWRHSVITVSILVFTNLLVIFVPNIRDIFGFIGASAAAMLIFILPSAFYIKLVKKEPMKSVQKIGAMFFLLSGIVVMTGSMALIVLDWVHNAPGGGH
- the SLC38A2 gene encoding sodium-coupled neutral amino acid transporter 2 isoform X1, which translates into the protein MKKAEMGRFNISPDEDSSSYSSNSDFNYSYPTKQAALKSHYADVDPENQNFLLESNLGKKKYETDFHPGTTSFGMSVFNLSNAIVGSGILGLSYAMANTGIALFIILLTFVSIFSLYSVHLLLKTANEGGSLLYEQLGHKAFGMVGKLTASGSITMQNIGAMSSYLFIVKYELPLVIQALMNIEDTNGLWYLNGDYLVLLVSLVLILPLSLLRNLGYLGYTSGLSLLCMMFFLIVVIFKKFQISCPAEIAFLVNETVNSSLTQPATFLPDMGFNRTESDSCQPRYFIFNSQTVYAVPILTFSFVCHPAILPIYEELKGRSRRRMMNVSKISFFAMFLMYLLAALFGYLTFYGHVESELLHTYSSVMETDILLLIVRLAVLVAVTLTVPVVIFPIRSSITHLLCASKEFSWWRHSVITVSILVFTNLLVIFVPNIRDIFGFIGASAAAMLIFILPSAFYIKLVKKEPMKSVQKIGAMFFLLSGIVVMTGSMALIVLDWVHNAPGGGH